GGGGATCATGAACTTCCGGTTCACCAACAATCTCTTCGAGTCGTCGTGGAATCGTGAGGCGATCGAATCAATCGAGATATCCCTGCTCGAATCGATCGGCGTGGAGCATCGAGGCCGTTTCTACGACGGAGTAGGCGCGCTTCGCGACGTTGGCCAGAACCACATACTCCAGATGCTTGCGCTCATCGCTATGGACCAGCCACATGGCCGCGATGCGGCCGCGATTCGCGAGGCGCGCACTGGGTTCCTGCGAACGCTGCGCCCCCTTTCTTCCGATCAGGCCGCTCACGCCAGCTTCCGTGCGCAGTACGAGGGATATCGCGAGATCGAAGGGGTCGCCGCCGACTCGATGACCGAGACGTACTTCAGGATGCGCTTCGAGCTTTCCGGACGCAGGTGGAGCGGGGTGCCGGTCACGGTCGAGGCGGGCAAGCGCCTCGGTGAGCCGCGCAAGGAGATCGTCGTCACCTTTCGCAATCCGCCGGTCTGCATGTGCGAGAACGGGACGCACGTGCGCAACCGTGTTGTCTTCCGCCTCGAGCCCACCGACTCGATCTCCATCACGTTTTGGGCCAAGAAGCCCGGTTTCGAGCACGAGGTCGAGGAGCGCACACTCGATTTCTTCCTCTACGAGAAGGCCGAGAAGGTCCAGTATGTCGAGGAGTACGCCACGTTGTTGCTCGACGCGATCGACGGCGACCAGACGCTCTTCGTTGCGACAGCGGAGGTGGCCGCGATGTGGGCGTTTATCGATCCGGTCGTCCGTTCATGGGAGGAAAACGCCGTCCCGCTGCACACGTACGAGCCGGACTCCGCCGAGGTCACCACACGCGCTACCGAGGCGCTTGCCGCCCCATCATTGAGGGGTCAGGTGGGCATCGTGGGACTCGGCAAGATGGGCGCCGCGCTCGCTCTTAATATGCGTGAGCGGCGGTGGGAGATAGTCGGCTACAACCGTTCCGCCGACAAGACCCGCCAGCTCGAATCCAGCGGCATCCGTGGCGCGTACTCGCTTGCCGAGCTTGTCTCGGCGCTCGACCCGCCCCGCATCGTGTGGCTCATGCTCACTGCGGGCGGACCGGTCGACGAGATCCTCTTTGGGTCCGGCGGGCTTTCTGATTTACTCGACTGCGGCGACATCGTCATCGATGGCGGCAACTCCCGCTTCGATGCCGCGCCCATCCGCGCCGCGCACCTCGCCGAGCGGGGCATCGGCTATCTTGACTGCGGCACGAGCGGCGGTCCCGCGGGCGCGCGGAACGGGGCGTGCCTCATGATCGGGGGGCGTGCCCAGCACTTCTCGGCGGCAGAAGCGCTCTTCGCGGACGTGGCGTTGCCCGGCGGCTATCGCTTTTTCGAAGGCCACGGTGCGGGACACTTCGTCAAGATGATTCATAACGGCATCGAGTACGGGATG
The window above is part of the Clostridiales bacterium genome. Proteins encoded here:
- the zwf gene encoding glucose-6-phosphate dehydrogenase, whose protein sequence is MPEQRMPTILTVFGATGDLMARKIVPALFYLARKGVLPERFAAVGYSRRDWSDDDLRTRVSEMLAERYPDAPVADVEKFCARFTYARGTFDDLSGYGGLARHLRAIEEQWDVCANKLFYLAVPPEHYRTIFERLAESGLTEPCSDLSGWTRVLVEKPFGDDERTSRELDELLGGLFLEEQVYRIDHYLGKEMLQGIMNFRFTNNLFESSWNREAIESIEISLLESIGVEHRGRFYDGVGALRDVGQNHILQMLALIAMDQPHGRDAAAIREARTGFLRTLRPLSSDQAAHASFRAQYEGYREIEGVAADSMTETYFRMRFELSGRRWSGVPVTVEAGKRLGEPRKEIVVTFRNPPVCMCENGTHVRNRVVFRLEPTDSISITFWAKKPGFEHEVEERTLDFFLYEKAEKVQYVEEYATLLLDAIDGDQTLFVATAEVAAMWAFIDPVVRSWEENAVPLHTYEPDSAEVTTRATEALAAPSLRGQVGIVGLGKMGAALALNMRERRWEIVGYNRSADKTRQLESSGIRGAYSLAELVSALDPPRIVWLMLTAGGPVDEILFGSGGLSDLLDCGDIVIDGGNSRFDAAPIRAAHLAERGIGYLDCGTSGGPAGARNGACLMIGGRAQHFSAAEALFADVALPGGYRFFEGHGAGHFVKMIHNGIEYGMMQAIAEGFAMMRESDYELDLERVADVYQHGSVIESRLVGWLAEAFGVWGEELDGVSGVVGHTGEGAWTVEFAEEHGLEARVIRGALQFRQASERDPSYAGRLLSAMRNRFGGHAV